A region from the Benincasa hispida cultivar B227 chromosome 8, ASM972705v1, whole genome shotgun sequence genome encodes:
- the LOC120082683 gene encoding uncharacterized protein LOC120082683: protein MASSSWLYIGLGIILGFLFLGILAELYYLLWRKKKRINNNPEVEDNHFTKQPSLHLIPSETRNPPENRRGFDLELGSGEDSLLKTTATEEEDDEEETEDDLELQGIYNLAGQPRFLFTINEETKEDLESEDGKSRKGSRNRSLSDIIAAIDTPFFTPMASPPLKASPLSSLESYNYKLHGFNPLFESSDELEQNLKRLRSSPPPKFKFLRDAEEKLYRRLMEEAQKKTEVSKNEQRKGINNNNQRFLYSSSSSQVKFT from the exons ATGGCATCTTCCAGTTGGTTATATATTGGATTAGGCATAATTTTAGGGTTCCTCTTCTTAGGCATACTTGCAGAGCTTTACTATCTTCTATGgcggaagaaaaaaagaatcaacaacaatcCAGAGGTTGAAGACAACCACTTCACTAAACAACCCTCCCTTCACTTAATTCCCTCCGAAACCAGAAACCCACCTGAGAACCGCCGTGGATTCGACCTTGAACTCGGCTCTGGCGAGGATTCGTTGCTGAAGACGACGGCgacagaggaagaagatgatgaagaagaaacaGAGGACGATTTAGAGCTACAGGGGATTTACAATCTTGCAGGACAACCGAGATTTTTATTCACAATCAATGAAGAAACAAAGGAAGATTTGGAATCAGAAGATGGGAAATCGAGAAAAGGGTCAAGAAATAGAAGTTTGAGTGATATAATTGCAGCAATTGACACTCCTTTTTTCACTCCCATGGCTTCTCCGCCATTGAAGGCTTCTCCTCTGAGTTCTTTAGAGTCTTACAATTATAAACTCCATGGATTCAATCCTTTGTTTGAATCTTCAGATGAATTGGAGCAGAATTTGAAGAGGTTGAGATCTTCACCTCCACCAAAGTTCAAATTTCTTAGAGATGCAGAGGAGAAACTGTACAGAAGATTAATGGAAGAAGCTCAGAAAAAAACAGAGGTTTCTAAAAATGAACAGAGAAAGggaattaataataataatcaaaggTTTCTTTATTCTTCAAGCTCTTCTCAG gTAAAATTTACGTAA